From the genome of Streptococcus lutetiensis, one region includes:
- a CDS encoding QueT transporter family protein, whose amino-acid sequence MEKFTMRDFVRVALVAALYVVLTITPPLNAISYGAYQFRVSEMLVFLAFYNRKYIIGLTAGCMIANLYSFGLIDVFVGGSQTFVFLTLGVMLFDRYKDQYLFNGLFNKAFFYFSLLFAASMFTIATELHIVANAPFLMTWFTSAVGELASLLIGSLVMDKLASRIKLTP is encoded by the coding sequence ATGGAAAAATTCACTATGCGTGATTTTGTTCGAGTTGCCCTTGTTGCAGCACTTTATGTTGTTTTAACAATCACACCGCCTCTAAATGCGATTTCTTACGGTGCTTATCAGTTCCGAGTGTCAGAAATGTTAGTATTTTTGGCTTTTTATAATCGTAAATATATTATCGGCTTAACAGCAGGTTGTATGATTGCTAATTTATACAGTTTTGGATTAATTGATGTCTTTGTCGGTGGCAGCCAGACTTTTGTTTTTTTGACGCTGGGTGTTATGTTGTTTGACCGCTATAAAGATCAATATCTCTTTAATGGTTTATTTAACAAAGCATTCTTTTATTTCTCACTATTATTTGCGGCTTCAATGTTTACCATTGCCACCGAGTTACATATTGTTGCCAATGCACCTTTCTTGATGACTTGGTTTACTTCAGCTGTTGGAGAGCTTGCTTCCCTTCTAATTGGCTCACTTGTCATGGATAAATTAGCGAGTCGTATTAAATTAACGCCTTAA
- a CDS encoding methionyl aminopeptidase, translating to MITLKSAREIEAMDRAGDFLASIHIGLRDVIKPGVDMWEVEEYVRRRCKEENVLPLQIGVDGSIMDYPYATCCGLNDEVAHAFPRHYILKEGDLLKVDMVMSEPLDKSVVDVSKLNFDNVEQVKKHTQSYSGGVADSCWAYAVGEVSQEVKDLMDVTKECLYIGIEKAVVGNRIGDIGAAIQEYAESRGYGVVRDLVGHGVGPTMHEEPMVPHYGKAGRGLRLREGMVLTVEPMINTGTWEIDTDMKTGWAHKTLDGGLSCQYEHQFVITKDGPVILTSQGEERTY from the coding sequence ATGATTACATTAAAATCAGCTCGTGAAATCGAAGCAATGGATCGCGCAGGAGATTTCCTTGCTTCTATCCACATCGGTTTACGTGATGTTATTAAACCGGGTGTTGACATGTGGGAAGTTGAAGAATATGTTCGTCGCCGTTGTAAAGAAGAAAATGTTCTTCCGCTTCAAATTGGTGTTGATGGTTCAATCATGGATTACCCATATGCTACATGTTGTGGTCTTAACGATGAAGTGGCTCACGCTTTTCCACGTCACTACATCCTAAAAGAAGGCGATTTGCTTAAAGTTGATATGGTTATGAGTGAACCACTTGATAAGTCAGTGGTTGACGTATCAAAACTAAACTTTGATAACGTTGAACAAGTTAAAAAACACACGCAATCATATTCTGGTGGCGTGGCTGACTCATGCTGGGCATATGCGGTTGGTGAGGTTTCACAAGAAGTTAAAGATCTTATGGACGTCACAAAAGAATGCCTTTATATCGGTATTGAAAAAGCAGTCGTTGGAAACCGTATTGGTGATATCGGTGCCGCTATTCAAGAATATGCTGAAAGCCGAGGATATGGAGTTGTTCGTGATTTAGTAGGTCACGGTGTTGGTCCTACAATGCACGAAGAACCAATGGTCCCTCACTATGGTAAGGCTGGTCGTGGACTTCGTTTGCGCGAAGGAATGGTATTGACTGTTGAACCAATGATTAATACAGGAACATGGGAAATCGATACTGACATGAAAACTGGCTGGGCTCACAAAACTCTTGATGGTGGGCTATCATGTCAATACGAACACCAATTTGTTATCACAAAAGACGGTCCTGTTATTCTAACAAGCCAAGGAGAAGAAAGAACTTACTAA
- the ligA gene encoding NAD-dependent DNA ligase LigA has translation MKERIQKLVDELNQYRKEYYTQDQPTVSDSEYDKLYRELVELEKSNPDLILPDSPTQAVGGLILDGFEKYQHETPLYSLQDAFSREELDDFDRRVKAEFPNASYMAELKIDGLSVSLVYVDGVLQVGATRGDGSIGENITENVKRIKDIPHKLEEPLTITVRGEAYLPRESFDKINEERRESGQSEFANPRNAAAGTLRQLNTAVVAKRNLATFLYQEVASTSMTTQNDVLEELSRYGFSVNPKRITTSSMEDIWAFIQEVAAERDSLPYDIDGIVIKVNSLAMQKELGFTVKAPRWAIAYKFPAEEKEAEILSVDWTVGRTGVVTPTANLTPVQLAGTTVSRATLHNVDYIAEKDIRIGDTVIVYKAGDIIPAVLHVVESKRDKQVPMPIPESCPSCGSELIHYEDEVALRCINPLCPSQIQERLTHFASRDAMNITGLGPSIVKKLFTADLVHDVADIYRLSVEDLLTLDGFKEKSAEKLYNAIQASKANSAEKLLFGLGIRHVGAKASRQLLEVFESIENLVAADEEAIANIDGLGTVIAKSLCSYFAKKEAEELLAELKNAGVNFAYLGKKVSKDAQLAGLTVVLTGKLQRLTRNEAKEKLQDLGAKVTGSVSKKTDIVVAGADAGSKLTKAQTLGIDVRDEAWLESL, from the coding sequence ATGAAAGAACGTATTCAAAAATTGGTTGATGAACTCAACCAGTATCGAAAAGAGTATTATACACAAGACCAACCAACGGTCTCTGATAGTGAGTATGACAAGCTCTATCGTGAATTGGTAGAGCTTGAAAAGTCTAATCCAGACTTGATTTTGCCGGATAGTCCGACACAAGCAGTTGGGGGTCTTATTTTAGATGGCTTTGAAAAATATCAACATGAAACACCATTGTATAGTTTACAAGATGCTTTTTCACGTGAGGAATTAGATGATTTTGATCGTCGCGTCAAGGCAGAATTTCCAAATGCATCTTACATGGCTGAGCTTAAGATTGATGGACTTTCAGTATCGTTAGTCTACGTAGACGGTGTACTTCAAGTTGGTGCAACACGTGGTGATGGTTCAATCGGTGAAAATATCACTGAAAATGTCAAACGCATCAAAGACATTCCACACAAATTGGAAGAGCCTTTGACAATCACGGTTCGAGGCGAAGCTTATTTGCCGAGAGAATCTTTTGATAAGATTAACGAAGAACGTCGGGAAAGTGGTCAGTCAGAATTTGCCAATCCTCGTAATGCCGCAGCTGGTACCCTTCGTCAGTTGAATACTGCAGTCGTTGCAAAACGTAATCTAGCAACCTTCTTGTACCAAGAAGTGGCGTCAACAAGTATGACCACACAAAATGACGTTTTAGAAGAATTGTCTCGTTATGGTTTTTCAGTTAATCCAAAACGCATTACAACATCTTCAATGGAAGATATCTGGGCATTTATTCAAGAAGTGGCTGCAGAGCGTGATAGCCTTCCGTATGATATTGACGGTATCGTTATTAAGGTTAATAGCCTTGCTATGCAAAAAGAACTTGGATTTACAGTTAAGGCACCACGTTGGGCGATTGCTTATAAATTCCCAGCTGAAGAAAAAGAAGCTGAGATTTTGTCTGTAGATTGGACGGTTGGACGTACAGGTGTTGTTACACCAACAGCTAATTTGACACCGGTTCAACTCGCAGGAACAACTGTTAGTCGTGCGACTTTGCACAATGTGGATTATATTGCTGAAAAAGATATCCGAATCGGAGATACCGTAATTGTCTACAAAGCGGGAGATATTATTCCAGCGGTGCTTCACGTGGTTGAAAGTAAGCGTGATAAGCAAGTCCCAATGCCAATTCCTGAATCTTGCCCATCATGTGGTAGTGAGTTGATTCACTATGAAGATGAAGTGGCACTTCGTTGTATCAATCCACTTTGTCCAAGCCAGATTCAAGAACGCCTAACGCATTTTGCTAGTCGTGATGCCATGAATATCACTGGTTTAGGTCCATCAATCGTTAAGAAACTCTTTACAGCAGATTTGGTTCATGACGTTGCAGACATTTATCGACTAAGTGTCGAAGATTTGCTGACGCTCGATGGCTTTAAAGAAAAATCAGCTGAAAAACTTTACAATGCTATCCAAGCATCAAAAGCTAATTCAGCAGAAAAATTATTATTTGGTTTAGGAATCCGTCATGTTGGTGCTAAAGCAAGTCGTCAGCTCCTAGAAGTTTTTGAAAGTATCGAAAACCTTGTGGCAGCAGACGAAGAAGCTATTGCTAATATTGATGGTCTTGGAACAGTTATTGCTAAGTCATTGTGCAGTTATTTTGCAAAAAAAGAAGCTGAAGAACTCTTGGCAGAATTGAAAAATGCTGGTGTTAATTTTGCTTATCTTGGAAAGAAAGTTTCCAAAGATGCTCAATTAGCTGGTTTGACAGTGGTTCTAACTGGAAAACTCCAACGCTTAACGCGAAATGAAGCTAAAGAAAAGTTGCAGGATTTAGGAGCTAAGGTTACAGGTAGTGTTTCTAAAAAGACAGATATTGTCGTTGCAGGAGCAGATGCTGGATCAAAATTGACAAAAGCCCAAACTCTTGGGATTGACGTTCGTGATGAAGCTTGGTTAGAAAGTTTATAA
- a CDS encoding GtrA family protein yields MKKLITSEVFKYLFFGVLTTLVYMGTRLLIFSLTSSATFSAVIANIVAILFAFFTNDYFVFNQVRKGWFERLVKFTITRLSTLILDLALAFFLVTKFPHIIGQFVNDNISMINAIETLFSQVLIIVFNYVLSKLLVFKDKK; encoded by the coding sequence ATGAAAAAATTAATCACAAGCGAAGTTTTTAAGTATCTCTTTTTCGGTGTTCTAACAACTCTTGTCTACATGGGGACACGTTTACTTATCTTTTCATTGACTAGCTCAGCAACTTTCTCAGCTGTCATTGCTAATATTGTTGCCATTTTATTTGCCTTCTTTACCAATGATTATTTTGTTTTTAATCAAGTTCGTAAAGGTTGGTTTGAGCGTTTGGTCAAATTCACCATTACACGTTTGTCAACACTCATTTTGGATTTAGCTTTGGCATTTTTCTTGGTTACAAAGTTTCCGCACATTATCGGACAATTTGTTAACGACAACATTTCAATGATCAATGCTATCGAAACTCTCTTTTCTCAAGTATTAATCATCGTCTTCAATTACGTCCTTAGCAAATTATTAGTCTTTAAAGACAAAAAATAA
- a CDS encoding GNAT family N-acetyltransferase translates to MDIWTRLGRYASFETERMYLRPFTYKDSQDFFEICSNPDNLRFIFPSCATREESDFVMVYYFMKEPLGVWAIEDKKTHKMIGCIRFEKLDPSRMTAEIGYFMNQAFWGEGLMTECLKTLAFLNFQELGLQNLHVIAHAENIASQRVAQKSGFRLKRQFKGSDRYSRKMRDYVDYQLSKGDYHYE, encoded by the coding sequence ATGGATATTTGGACGCGTTTGGGACGTTATGCCTCTTTTGAAACAGAACGCATGTATTTACGTCCTTTTACATATAAGGATAGTCAGGATTTTTTTGAGATTTGTAGCAATCCTGATAATCTTCGTTTTATTTTTCCAAGTTGTGCGACGCGTGAGGAGAGTGATTTTGTCATGGTTTATTATTTTATGAAGGAACCGCTTGGTGTTTGGGCGATTGAAGACAAAAAAACTCATAAAATGATTGGCTGTATTCGTTTTGAAAAACTTGACCCTAGTCGTATGACAGCAGAAATTGGTTATTTTATGAACCAAGCTTTCTGGGGCGAGGGGTTAATGACAGAGTGCTTAAAAACACTTGCTTTTTTGAATTTTCAAGAGTTAGGCTTGCAAAATTTGCATGTGATTGCTCATGCAGAAAATATAGCCAGTCAACGAGTAGCACAAAAATCAGGTTTTCGTTTGAAGCGTCAATTCAAGGGAAGTGACCGCTATAGCCGAAAAATGCGCGATTATGTTGATTATCAGTTGAGTAAAGGTGACTATCATTATGAGTAA
- a CDS encoding diacylglycerol kinase family lipid kinase: MVKKQKRARLIYNPTSGQEIMKKNVAEVLDILEGFGYETSAFQTTPEENSARNEAERVAKAGFDLVIAAGGDGTINEVVNGIAPLEKRPKMAIIPTGTTNDFARALKIPRGNPVEAAKIIGKNQLIHMDIGQACEDTYFINIAAAGSFTELTYSVPSQLKTMFGYLAYLAKGVELLPGIRTVPVRIKHEKGVFEGDVSMIFAAITNSVGGFEQIAPDAKLDDGKFTLILVKTANLIEILRLIRLVLDGGKHIGDKRIEYIKTDFLEIEPLSDKKMMINLDGEYGGDAPIVLRNLKNHITFFANTDEISDDALVWDQEDLALEAIAQKFAHEVEDLDESIDK, encoded by the coding sequence ATGGTCAAAAAACAAAAACGAGCACGTTTAATCTATAATCCGACCTCTGGCCAGGAAATTATGAAGAAAAACGTTGCCGAAGTTCTAGATATTTTAGAAGGCTTTGGTTATGAAACTTCTGCCTTTCAAACAACACCCGAAGAAAATTCAGCTCGCAATGAAGCTGAGAGAGTCGCAAAGGCTGGGTTCGATTTAGTCATTGCTGCAGGTGGAGATGGAACGATTAATGAGGTTGTTAACGGAATTGCTCCGCTAGAAAAACGACCAAAAATGGCAATTATTCCAACAGGTACGACAAATGACTTTGCACGTGCCCTTAAGATTCCTCGTGGAAATCCCGTTGAAGCTGCAAAAATTATTGGTAAAAACCAACTGATTCACATGGATATTGGACAAGCGTGTGAGGATACTTATTTCATTAATATCGCTGCTGCGGGTTCATTTACAGAATTGACTTACAGTGTGCCAAGTCAGTTAAAAACCATGTTTGGTTATTTAGCTTACTTAGCTAAGGGGGTTGAACTCTTACCTGGTATTCGTACGGTTCCAGTTCGAATTAAACATGAAAAAGGTGTCTTTGAAGGTGACGTGTCAATGATTTTTGCTGCTATTACTAATTCAGTTGGTGGCTTTGAACAAATCGCTCCAGATGCTAAACTTGATGATGGTAAATTCACTCTGATTTTAGTAAAAACAGCTAATTTGATTGAAATTTTACGCTTGATTCGATTAGTTCTTGATGGTGGTAAACACATCGGAGATAAGCGTATTGAGTACATCAAGACAGATTTCTTAGAAATTGAACCATTGTCAGATAAGAAAATGATGATTAATTTGGATGGAGAATACGGTGGTGATGCTCCAATTGTGCTTCGAAATCTTAAAAATCATATCACTTTCTTTGCTAACACAGATGAAATTTCAGATGATGCCTTGGTTTGGGATCAAGAAGATTTGGCTTTAGAGGCTATTGCTCAAAAATTTGCTCATGAAGTTGAAGATTTAGATGAGTCAATAGACAAATAA
- a CDS encoding YihY/virulence factor BrkB family protein, which translates to MKRKQFLDKLWSKLEWQPLQVYLKHYRSAEIDLSAIAVAYYLLLTAFPLIVIAANIFPYLNIDVNILLAFMKKNLPTNLYPSVSAITIDIFSEPSGSILGVATLTAFWTMSKSLTSLQKAINKAYGVAQHRDFVIGRLVGVIGSLLILFLLTFVLIFSTFSKAVLQVINSYYDLSDTMATVILNLAQPVTVLTIVIGLMLLYFILPNVKIRRFRYILPGTIFTSVVIVFLNNLFSSYILRTFERMVDIKTFGSVVIFVLMLWFIFLAHILILGAIFNATYQELRQGKMESRQGDLLSLLAQRGKKK; encoded by the coding sequence ATGAAGCGAAAGCAATTCTTAGATAAATTATGGTCTAAATTAGAGTGGCAACCGCTGCAAGTTTATTTAAAACATTATCGCAGTGCTGAGATTGATTTATCAGCAATTGCCGTTGCTTATTATTTACTGCTAACAGCCTTTCCGCTGATTGTTATCGCAGCTAATATTTTCCCTTATCTGAACATTGATGTTAATATTTTGTTGGCATTTATGAAGAAAAATTTGCCGACTAACCTCTATCCGTCAGTATCGGCTATTACGATTGATATTTTTTCAGAACCTTCAGGTAGTATTTTGGGAGTTGCCACTTTAACAGCATTTTGGACTATGTCTAAATCGTTGACCTCTCTTCAAAAAGCAATTAATAAAGCCTATGGCGTAGCGCAACATAGAGATTTTGTGATTGGCCGATTAGTGGGAGTTATTGGAAGTCTTTTGATTCTTTTCTTACTAACTTTCGTTTTAATCTTTTCGACCTTTTCAAAAGCTGTTTTGCAAGTGATTAATTCATACTATGATTTAAGTGACACGATGGCTACTGTAATTTTGAATCTAGCACAGCCAGTGACAGTCTTAACCATTGTTATTGGATTGATGTTACTGTATTTTATTTTACCTAACGTCAAAATTCGACGTTTTCGCTACATCTTACCAGGAACCATTTTTACCTCGGTCGTCATTGTGTTCTTGAATAACTTGTTTAGTAGTTATATTCTAAGAACCTTTGAACGAATGGTTGACATTAAAACATTTGGATCAGTTGTGATTTTTGTATTAATGTTATGGTTTATCTTTCTTGCCCACATCTTGATTTTAGGAGCGATTTTTAACGCCACTTATCAAGAACTGCGTCAAGGAAAAATGGAAAGTAGACAAGGCGATTTGTTATCACTTTTAGCACAACGAGGCAAAAAAAAATAA
- a CDS encoding F0F1 ATP synthase subunit C, whose amino-acid sequence MLNLKILALGLAVLGVSIGEGILVANIAKSAARQPEMFSKLQTLMFLGIAFIEGTFFVLLACTFFVG is encoded by the coding sequence ATGTTGAATTTAAAAATCTTAGCACTTGGTCTTGCCGTACTAGGAGTTAGTATTGGTGAAGGTATCCTCGTTGCCAACATTGCAAAATCTGCAGCACGTCAACCTGAAATGTTCAGTAAATTGCAAACACTTATGTTCCTTGGAATAGCTTTCATCGAAGGTACATTCTTCGTCCTTCTTGCATGTACATTCTTCGTTGGATAA
- the spxR gene encoding CBS-HotDog domain-containing transcription factor SpxR, with the protein MSKHQKILEYLENLAVGKRVSVRSISNHLNVSDGTAYRAIKEAENRGIVETRPRSGTVRIEKKPAVRIERLTYSEIARISDSEVLAGKAGLSREFSKFSIGAMTQENILRYLVKGGLLIVGDRENIQLLALEKHNAILVTGGFSVSEAVIRLADELGIPVMVTNYDTFTVATMINHALSNLRIKTDLTTVEQVYQVKAEYGFLHEGDTVRDFNTLIKQTKNVRFPVVNSKNLVVGVISMFDVVDKENNVDIKSIMSRNLIVAKPQASLANISQKMIFEDLNMLPVVAEDLTLLGVITRRQAVENLQNLQHSSPYTYSDQMLSNLKQEDGVYQFIVEPAMIDHAGNFAQGVLTEFIKEISVRVLTKKHQKNIIIEQLMLYFLQAVQIDDRLVIQPRIITEKRRSSVIDFEILLDDQIVAKALVTTKIN; encoded by the coding sequence ATGAGTAAACATCAGAAAATATTAGAGTATCTGGAGAATTTAGCGGTTGGTAAGCGCGTGAGTGTGCGTAGTATTTCTAATCACTTAAATGTTAGTGATGGGACTGCTTATCGTGCCATTAAAGAGGCTGAAAATCGTGGCATTGTTGAGACAAGACCTCGAAGCGGAACGGTTCGTATTGAAAAGAAACCTGCCGTGCGCATTGAGCGATTAACTTATTCAGAAATTGCTCGTATTAGTGATTCAGAGGTTTTGGCAGGAAAGGCTGGGCTTAGTCGTGAGTTTAGTAAGTTTTCGATTGGTGCTATGACACAAGAAAATATCTTGCGTTATCTGGTTAAGGGTGGGCTTTTGATTGTTGGGGACCGTGAAAACATCCAATTGCTTGCGCTTGAAAAACATAATGCCATTTTGGTGACTGGAGGATTTTCTGTCTCAGAAGCCGTTATTCGTCTAGCTGATGAGCTTGGCATTCCTGTCATGGTGACTAATTACGATACGTTTACGGTTGCCACGATGATTAACCATGCTTTGTCTAATTTACGTATTAAGACAGATTTGACAACAGTTGAGCAAGTTTATCAAGTCAAAGCAGAATACGGATTTTTGCACGAAGGTGACACCGTGCGTGATTTTAACACCTTGATTAAGCAAACCAAGAATGTTCGTTTCCCGGTTGTTAATAGTAAGAATCTTGTTGTCGGTGTTATCAGTATGTTTGACGTTGTTGATAAGGAAAATAACGTTGATATCAAGAGTATCATGTCTCGCAATTTGATTGTCGCTAAACCGCAAGCAAGTCTGGCTAATATTAGTCAAAAAATGATTTTTGAAGACCTTAATATGCTTCCAGTTGTAGCAGAAGATTTGACTTTACTTGGAGTGATTACACGACGTCAGGCTGTCGAGAATTTACAGAACCTACAGCATTCAAGTCCTTACACTTACAGTGATCAGATGCTGTCTAATTTGAAGCAAGAAGATGGTGTTTACCAATTCATCGTTGAACCAGCGATGATTGACCATGCAGGAAATTTTGCGCAAGGCGTTCTGACTGAATTTATCAAAGAAATTAGTGTTCGAGTCTTAACGAAAAAACACCAAAAGAATATTATTATTGAACAATTGATGCTTTATTTCTTGCAAGCTGTTCAGATTGATGATCGTTTGGTGATTCAACCAAGGATTATTACAGAAAAACGTCGTAGCTCGGTGATTGATTTTGAAATTCTTTTAGATGATCAAATTGTCGCCAAAGCTTTGGTAACGACAAAAATAAATTAA
- a CDS encoding UDP-N-acetylglucosamine 1-carboxyvinyltransferase: MRKIVINGGKPLKGEVAISGAKNSVVALIPAAILSDDIVILDGVPAISDVDSLIEIMEVMGAKIKREGETLEIDPRGVKNKPMPYGKINSLRASYYFYGSLLSRFGEATVGLPGGCDLGPRPIDLHLKAFEAMGAQVSYEGEAMRLATDEEPIHGAHIYMDTVSVGATINTILAATKAKGRTIIENAAREPEIIDVATLLNNMGAHVRGAGTDVITIEGVESLHGTHHQVIPDRIEAGTYIAMAAAIGEGVRITNVLYEHLESYIVKLEEMGVRMTVEEDAIFVEKQSTLKAVSVKTSPYPGFATDLQQPITPLLLIAEGRGTILDTIYEKRTNHIAELVRMGADISIVGGRIAYQGPNKLTGAPVKASDLRAGAALVTAGLMADGQTEITNVEFILRGYSNIIEKLTALGADIKLIEE, encoded by the coding sequence ATGCGTAAAATTGTTATTAATGGTGGCAAACCTTTAAAGGGAGAGGTTGCTATTTCAGGTGCTAAGAATAGTGTTGTGGCTTTGATTCCAGCAGCTATTCTATCTGATGATATTGTTATTTTGGATGGAGTTCCTGCCATTTCCGATGTTGATAGTTTGATTGAGATTATGGAAGTGATGGGAGCTAAGATTAAGCGAGAAGGCGAAACGCTCGAAATCGATCCACGTGGTGTTAAAAATAAACCAATGCCATATGGAAAAATCAATAGCTTGCGTGCTTCTTATTATTTCTATGGTAGTTTACTTAGCCGATTTGGTGAAGCAACAGTAGGTCTTCCAGGTGGTTGCGACCTTGGTCCTCGTCCAATTGACCTTCACTTGAAAGCTTTTGAAGCTATGGGAGCTCAAGTATCTTATGAAGGCGAAGCAATGCGTCTTGCAACAGATGAAGAACCAATTCATGGAGCTCATATCTATATGGATACTGTTAGTGTTGGTGCAACAATCAACACAATACTTGCTGCGACAAAAGCTAAAGGTCGTACTATCATCGAAAATGCCGCTCGTGAACCAGAAATCATTGATGTTGCGACATTGTTGAACAATATGGGAGCTCATGTCCGTGGTGCAGGTACTGACGTTATCACTATTGAAGGGGTTGAAAGTCTTCATGGAACACATCACCAAGTCATTCCTGACCGTATTGAAGCAGGTACTTATATTGCTATGGCAGCAGCAATTGGTGAAGGGGTTCGTATCACTAACGTCCTTTATGAACACTTAGAGAGTTATATTGTAAAACTCGAAGAAATGGGTGTTCGTATGACGGTCGAAGAAGATGCTATTTTTGTTGAAAAACAATCAACTCTAAAAGCTGTTTCAGTTAAAACATCACCATATCCTGGTTTTGCGACTGATTTGCAACAACCTATCACACCGTTATTGTTGATAGCAGAGGGTCGTGGTACGATTTTGGATACTATCTATGAAAAACGTACTAACCACATCGCTGAATTGGTGAGAATGGGTGCGGATATTTCAATTGTTGGCGGACGTATTGCTTATCAAGGACCTAATAAATTGACAGGAGCACCTGTTAAAGCATCAGACTTGCGTGCTGGTGCAGCTCTTGTGACAGCCGGTCTGATGGCAGATGGTCAAACAGAAATTACCAACGTTGAATTTATTTTACGTGGTTACTCAAATATTATCGAAAAATTGACAGCCTTAGGTGCTGATATTAAATTAATCGAAGAATAA